One window of Perca fluviatilis chromosome 12, GENO_Pfluv_1.0, whole genome shotgun sequence genomic DNA carries:
- the marco gene encoding macrophage receptor MARCO, giving the protein METSVDPTMDQVSYTQSNPLFEMSLSRTDLYTSQPDYLKPARPRRQWCFNVIVVYLILQTALNAFLIYKVFKLESLMSNPRSEKVTSNHIPLYDGDNIQTLLYNNSQETKTLKGHLWALKNQVTSLCGEEGQFNKLQSDLNLLNTSTLNLESKVTTISLKPGPPGTPGTAGAHGIPGLPGMKGMKGVAGPPGPKGEMGLKGQPGEPGVAGPIGPSGSPGIPGPPGNQGPGAKGEKGDPGVPGVMGPPGFNGTQGRPGLPGPKGDKGDQGNAPELTVRLVPGKSRGRVEVKYNGVWGTVCDDNFDTVDGKVICKMLGFQHAISTYIAPPGSGRIWLDELRCVGTESDIFSCLHSGIGVNNCQHNEDAGVQCV; this is encoded by the exons ATGGAGACATCTGTGGACCCGACAATGGATCAAGTCTCATACACTCAGAGTAACCCACTGTTTGAAATGTCACTCAGCAGGACTGATCTCTACACTTCCCAGCCTGATT ATCTGAAGCCAGCGAGGCCCAGAAGACAGTGGTGTTTTAATGTGATTGTTGTGTATCTCATCTTGCAGACTGCCCTTAATGCCTTTCTCATTTATAAAG TTTTTAAGTTGGAGTCTCTAATGTCTAACCCCAGGTCCGAGAAAGTGACGTCCAATCACATCCCTCTGTATGATGGTGACAACATCCAAACTCTCCTCTACAACAACAGTCAAGAAACCAAGACCCTTAAGGGCCACCTGTGGGCCCTGAAGAACCAG GTCACCAGCCTGTGTGGAGAGGAGGGTCAGTTTAACAAGCTGCAGTCTGACCTGAACCTGCTCAACACCAGCACCCTCAACCTGGAGAGCAAAGTGACCACCATCAGCCTCAAACCGG GACCTCCTGGTACTCCGGGTACAGCTGGAGCGCACGGTATTCCAGGCTTGCCAGGGATGAAAGGAATGAAAGGTG TTGCGGGCCCTCCAGGACCAAAGGGTGAAATGGGACTCAAAGGACAACCTGGAGAACCAGGAGTTGCCGGTCCAATTG gtccCAGCGGTTCACCTGGAATCCCAGGACCACCAGGGAATCAAGGTCCAGGTGcaaagggagagaaaggagaTCCCGGTGTCCCAG GTGTAATGGGACCTCCAGGCTTCAATGGAACTCAAG GTCGTCCCGGACTACCAGGTCCAAAAGGAGACAAGGGAGACCAAGGAAACGCACCAGAGC TGACTGTGCGTCTCGTGCCGGGGAAATCCCGAGGGCGAGTGGAAGTGAAGTACAATGGGGTCTGGGGCACCGTGTGCGACGACAACTTTGACACTGTGGATGGCAAGGTGATCTGTAAGATGCTGGGCTTCCAACATGCCATTAGCACCTACATTGCCCCCCCAG GCTCTGGTAGGATCTGGCTGGATGAGCTGAGATGTGTAGGAACAGAGTCGGACATCTTTAGCTGCCTACACAGCGGAATTGGTGTTAACAACTGCCAACATAACGAGGATGCCGGAGTGCAATGTGTGTAG